From the genome of Geobacter sp. SVR, one region includes:
- a CDS encoding phage tail protein produces the protein MPAEFRWIMTATGLAKRATAEAGGALVAPAQFAVGDGDGEYHEPEDLVDGLINERWRGAVNKIYLHQTQPDLVVIETVIPADVGGWDIREAAIYDAAGDLILVGKYPMTEKPAPGSGGEKQIVVRGGLRISNGGDVVVQIDSDIVMASQEYVDAHALLTNPHGSTPAATANRLILRDSAGRAKVAAPSAGDDIARKDTVAVHIHNLALAVGDFLVGSGPGAFVRKTLAEVKAILGLGDAAYKNTGTAGTQVAAGNHTHSYAPANILQAAFSVGSLYFNASIATNPAELLGFGTWVAFGAGRMLLSAGGGYTAGDTGGEATHTLTTGEMPAHHHTGPTFKNLLKPPYGGSLTGNDTTGSGAEQAVGAPDGGEMLSVGGGAAHNNMPPYVVVYVWRRTA, from the coding sequence ATGCCCGCAGAATTCCGATGGATAATGACGGCAACGGGGCTTGCCAAACGGGCCACAGCCGAAGCTGGGGGCGCCCTGGTCGCTCCGGCTCAATTTGCCGTGGGTGATGGTGATGGGGAATACCACGAGCCGGAAGATTTGGTTGATGGGCTGATCAACGAGAGATGGCGCGGCGCGGTAAACAAAATTTACCTCCACCAGACCCAGCCCGATCTGGTCGTGATTGAAACAGTCATCCCCGCTGACGTAGGGGGGTGGGATATCCGCGAGGCTGCCATCTATGATGCTGCCGGCGATCTGATCCTGGTCGGCAAATACCCGATGACCGAAAAACCTGCTCCGGGCTCAGGAGGCGAGAAGCAGATCGTGGTACGCGGCGGGTTGCGCATTTCCAACGGTGGCGACGTGGTAGTGCAGATCGACAGTGACATTGTGATGGCCAGTCAGGAATACGTTGATGCCCATGCTCTGCTGACCAATCCCCACGGATCAACTCCGGCGGCGACCGCCAATCGTCTGATTCTGCGCGATAGTGCGGGCCGGGCCAAGGTTGCAGCACCTTCAGCTGGCGATGACATCGCCCGCAAGGATACGGTGGCGGTACATATTCATAATCTTGCTCTTGCGGTCGGGGACTTTCTGGTTGGGAGTGGACCAGGTGCTTTTGTGAGAAAAACACTGGCAGAGGTGAAAGCCATACTGGGCCTGGGTGATGCCGCCTACAAGAATACGGGCACGGCGGGGACCCAGGTGGCTGCCGGCAACCACACCCATTCGTATGCTCCAGCCAATATACTGCAGGCCGCCTTTTCCGTCGGGTCGCTGTACTTTAATGCGAGCATCGCGACCAATCCGGCTGAACTGTTAGGATTCGGCACATGGGTGGCGTTTGGAGCTGGGCGTATGCTGTTGAGTGCAGGGGGAGGCTATACCGCCGGTGATACAGGTGGTGAGGCAACCCACACATTAACGACAGGCGAAATGCCGGCCCATCACCATACCGGCCCAACTTTCAAAAACCTGCTCAAACCACCATACGGCGGGTCTCTTACAGGCAATGACACTACCGGAAGTGGTGCTGAGCAGGCTGTGGGTGCGCCTGACGGGGGCGAAATGCTCTCGGTTGGCGGTGGTGCAGCTCACAACAATATGCCGCCGTATGTTGTCGTTTATGTCTGGCGCCGCACGGCTTGA
- a CDS encoding baseplate J/gp47 family protein: protein MSIQDLVSKSLDTIRQEMFDRIAAVQEEYAAKGWLPIRLNLNKGIVRGLIELWCWGLWQLYQFLALVLIQAFPDTATGSWLDLHCKQVGITRKPATKARGIVYFTRAAAAGNVPIPTGRVVRTKPDGSGTVYRYVTTAAVIIPDGATEVAVVVEAEEYGAGANVTAGQISEISTVIPGVDVCENRAGWLTAEGVDEEQDEPLRFRYVLAWQGLSGCTKQAYQAWALSVTGVVSARILDQHPRGQGTIDVVIQGSAGLPTEGLVAAVDAKINGTGADDELTPINDDVLVKGPTAVDVAIVAELVISSGDPAAILAQAENRERSLFGTTAVAGVNPFGVGADATLDRLKWPLMIAGVKKVNLTSPADDVPVDADGLAVLESLELSYVWADEE, encoded by the coding sequence ATGTCAATCCAAGATCTGGTCTCTAAGAGCCTCGACACCATCCGTCAGGAGATGTTTGACCGCATCGCGGCCGTGCAGGAGGAGTACGCGGCAAAGGGCTGGCTTCCGATACGGCTCAATCTCAATAAGGGGATCGTGCGCGGCTTGATTGAGCTGTGGTGCTGGGGCCTGTGGCAGCTGTATCAGTTCCTGGCCCTGGTGCTGATACAGGCGTTTCCTGATACTGCTACCGGTAGTTGGCTGGACCTGCACTGCAAGCAGGTGGGCATTACCCGCAAGCCCGCCACCAAGGCCCGCGGCATCGTCTATTTCACTCGTGCGGCGGCCGCCGGCAACGTGCCTATCCCGACCGGGCGGGTGGTGCGCACCAAGCCCGACGGCAGCGGCACGGTGTACCGGTATGTGACGACCGCCGCCGTGATCATCCCGGACGGTGCCACCGAAGTGGCGGTGGTGGTAGAGGCCGAGGAATACGGCGCCGGTGCCAACGTTACGGCCGGCCAGATCTCCGAGATCTCCACGGTGATCCCCGGCGTCGATGTCTGCGAAAACCGGGCAGGCTGGTTGACGGCGGAAGGGGTGGATGAAGAGCAGGACGAACCGCTGCGCTTCCGCTATGTGCTGGCCTGGCAGGGGCTTTCCGGATGCACGAAGCAGGCATATCAGGCGTGGGCGCTCTCGGTGACCGGCGTTGTTTCGGCGCGGATTCTGGACCAGCACCCGCGCGGCCAGGGCACCATCGACGTTGTTATTCAGGGCAGTGCCGGATTGCCGACCGAGGGACTGGTGGCGGCAGTCGACGCCAAAATCAACGGCACCGGCGCGGACGACGAGCTGACGCCGATCAACGATGATGTGTTGGTAAAGGGACCGACGGCGGTGGATGTTGCCATTGTGGCCGAACTGGTGATTTCCTCCGGAGATCCGGCGGCCATCCTGGCCCAGGCGGAGAATAGGGAGCGCAGTCTGTTCGGCACCACCGCGGTGGCCGGCGTCAATCCATTCGGAGTGGGTGCTGATGCTACACTGGATCGCCTGAAGTGGCCGCTGATGATCGCGGGGGTAAAGAAGGTTAATCTGACGAGCCCGGCCGATGATGTGCCGGTCGACGCGGACGGCCTGGCAGTACTGGAGAGCCTGGAACTCAGCTACGTCTGGGCGGACGAGGAGTAG
- a CDS encoding phage tail tape measure protein → MESLFQLGILLRVMDMVSGPVQAISNSIDGLAAKAEKLQPVFDRFKDYGRWIAGAGIAGALGLGVAVTQFANLEEAQLRLRTTLMDSAGAVGPEYERLNTLADKLGSSLPGSTKDMIGMFIALRNQGVQTNRILDGMGEATANFAALMELSFTESATHVAKFSESMGVADEDMVRFMDLLQRLKYASGVEVGDLAYTFKYAGGSLKLLGLQGLESARDFSAIIGVLAAAGIEGSTAGTNMSQAFSRMAEIGHKLDKGQIAKLVGPILDKYNVRLNFFNGAGEFKGLRPMVAELEKLKALNPQEQIITLKKLFGDEAARPLAVLLKSGVEGYDQMLDRIRQQADMQTKITEIMSGAKMQWETLTGTIANVVAHVGGVVAKVAGLIGVMQVVNDLAGRLDSWIVANPRTAGVIAGVAIALTATALAAGGLLLAIGIGGTLVTKMIVGFGLLAKAFALIRLTALSAVPALWSMTTALLANPVTWIVAAIVAAVALLGGIFVWMYRRVEWFKTGIDVSLFAIGFSVGRVVKYLIGLAQIIFFPFSLIWDVLQRLWSAIPAISTAISDALAGMLNSIPSLLGGMFSALFTVGQAFIQPIVAGIKSVADQPYETVKGVFQRVRNLLPFSDAKEGPLSTLTLSGSRIMSTLGAGITGAAPSLQRTMATALAGAALSTSIAVAPPPAAVAVPSQAVMAQRDGSGSSSGSSGRTIIIQNLTVQLNDVNNAQDFIRQLQALVEAHDGD, encoded by the coding sequence ATGGAATCACTCTTCCAACTCGGCATACTCCTCAGGGTGATGGACATGGTCTCCGGACCGGTGCAGGCCATCTCCAACAGCATCGACGGCCTGGCAGCCAAGGCGGAGAAGCTTCAGCCGGTTTTCGACCGGTTCAAGGATTACGGCCGCTGGATTGCCGGCGCCGGGATTGCCGGAGCGCTCGGCCTGGGCGTGGCCGTGACCCAGTTTGCCAACCTGGAGGAGGCGCAGCTCCGGCTACGCACCACCCTGATGGATTCCGCCGGCGCAGTCGGCCCGGAATACGAACGGCTCAACACCCTGGCGGACAAACTCGGTTCCTCTCTGCCGGGCTCTACCAAGGATATGATCGGCATGTTCATCGCCCTGCGCAACCAGGGGGTGCAGACCAACCGCATCCTTGACGGCATGGGGGAAGCTACCGCCAATTTCGCGGCCCTGATGGAGCTCAGCTTTACCGAGTCGGCAACCCATGTGGCCAAGTTCTCCGAGAGCATGGGGGTGGCCGACGAGGATATGGTCCGGTTCATGGATCTGCTGCAACGGCTCAAGTATGCCTCCGGTGTGGAGGTGGGCGATCTGGCCTACACGTTCAAATATGCCGGTGGGTCGCTGAAGCTGCTCGGTTTGCAGGGGCTGGAGTCGGCCCGTGATTTTTCCGCCATCATAGGCGTGCTCGCGGCCGCCGGCATTGAGGGGTCGACCGCCGGCACCAACATGAGCCAGGCATTTTCCCGCATGGCCGAGATCGGCCACAAGCTGGACAAGGGCCAGATCGCGAAGCTGGTCGGCCCGATCCTGGACAAGTACAACGTCCGGCTCAACTTCTTCAATGGAGCGGGGGAATTCAAGGGTCTGCGGCCGATGGTCGCTGAGTTGGAGAAGCTGAAGGCGCTCAATCCCCAGGAGCAGATAATCACCCTGAAAAAGCTGTTCGGAGATGAGGCAGCCCGGCCCCTGGCCGTGCTGCTGAAGAGCGGCGTCGAGGGTTACGATCAGATGCTCGATCGCATCCGGCAGCAGGCGGACATGCAGACCAAGATCACCGAGATCATGTCCGGGGCAAAGATGCAATGGGAAACGCTGACCGGCACTATTGCCAACGTGGTGGCCCATGTCGGCGGGGTAGTTGCCAAGGTGGCCGGGCTGATCGGTGTAATGCAGGTAGTGAACGACCTGGCTGGACGGCTCGATAGCTGGATTGTAGCGAATCCGCGCACGGCCGGGGTGATTGCCGGCGTAGCCATAGCGCTGACCGCCACCGCCCTGGCTGCCGGTGGGTTGCTGTTGGCCATCGGCATCGGCGGCACGCTGGTCACCAAGATGATTGTCGGATTCGGGCTGCTGGCCAAGGCGTTTGCTTTGATCCGCCTGACGGCCCTGAGTGCCGTCCCTGCCCTGTGGAGCATGACCACGGCGCTGCTGGCCAATCCCGTGACCTGGATCGTGGCTGCGATCGTCGCCGCGGTTGCTCTGCTGGGTGGGATATTCGTGTGGATGTACCGCCGCGTGGAGTGGTTCAAGACCGGCATCGACGTATCGTTGTTCGCTATCGGGTTCAGTGTCGGCCGAGTCGTCAAGTACTTGATCGGCCTGGCACAAATAATATTCTTCCCGTTCTCGTTGATCTGGGATGTGCTTCAGCGGCTCTGGTCCGCCATTCCGGCCATCTCCACCGCCATATCGGATGCCCTGGCCGGGATGCTCAACTCCATCCCGTCACTGCTCGGCGGCATGTTCAGTGCCCTGTTCACGGTCGGCCAAGCATTCATACAGCCCATTGTAGCCGGCATCAAGTCGGTTGCGGACCAGCCGTACGAGACGGTCAAGGGTGTATTCCAGCGGGTGCGCAACCTGCTCCCTTTCAGCGACGCCAAGGAGGGGCCGCTCTCTACCCTGACGCTCTCCGGGTCGCGGATCATGTCCACCCTGGGGGCAGGGATCACCGGGGCAGCTCCCAGCCTGCAGCGGACCATGGCCACGGCCCTGGCCGGTGCCGCGCTTTCCACCAGCATCGCCGTTGCCCCGCCGCCGGCAGCGGTTGCGGTTCCGTCACAGGCGGTTATGGCACAACGGGACGGCAGCGGCAGCTCTTCCGGCTCCAGCGGTCGCACGATCATCATCCAAAATCTTACCGTACAACTGAACGATGTCAACAACGCCCAGGATTTTATTCGCCAGCTGCAGGCGTTGGTGGAGGCCCATGATGGCGACTGA
- a CDS encoding GntR family transcriptional regulator: protein MLLYEELADRVCGMIGNGTYRAGERIPSIRAMSRQMRVSVNTVMESYAQLENLGLIEARPQSQARRDN from the coding sequence ATGCTGCTGTATGAAGAGTTAGCCGACAGGGTCTGCGGGATGATCGGGAACGGCACCTATCGGGCCGGCGAGCGGATACCGTCCATACGGGCAATGAGCCGGCAGATGAGGGTCAGCGTCAATACGGTGATGGAGTCGTATGCGCAATTGGAGAATCTGGGGCTGATCGAGGCGCGTCCCCAGTCACAAGCGCGGCGCGATAATTAG
- the tnpA gene encoding IS200/IS605 family transposase, with protein sequence MDDTQSLCHTKWDCKYHVVWIPKCRRKVLFGRIRKYLADLFHSLARQKECKIVEGHLQPDHIHILISIPPKYSVAQVIGFIKGKSAIHIARMYLGQKKNFAGMSFWARGYFVSTVGADEETIANYIRNQEDEDKRLDQLTFLPEE encoded by the coding sequence ATGGACGACACACAAAGTTTATGCCACACGAAATGGGATTGCAAGTATCACGTTGTATGGATTCCAAAATGTCGCCGCAAGGTGCTGTTTGGTCGAATCCGGAAATATCTTGCCGACTTGTTTCATAGTCTAGCCAGGCAGAAAGAGTGCAAGATAGTGGAAGGGCACCTTCAACCTGATCATATTCACATATTGATATCGATCCCACCAAAATACTCCGTTGCACAGGTGATCGGTTTCATCAAGGGCAAAAGTGCAATCCATATTGCGCGAATGTACCTTGGTCAGAAGAAGAACTTTGCTGGTATGAGCTTTTGGGCACGTGGCTACTTTGTATCCACTGTCGGTGCTGACGAGGAAACAATTGCCAACTACATCAGGAACCAGGAAGACGAAGACAAACGTCTGGATCAATTGACATTTTTGCCCGAAGAATGA
- a CDS encoding baseplate assembly protein, translating to MDDLFGRDIALDDLGSPLVAGNGELILTDGAATGVQDIRLRLGTPLGSLFYDTEFGSLIHEWYRDENDRARRDAFEAEVEQRVEEDPRVVLGTANCTVISSDDRGFTANVSFEFIGEDHPFNLVLTLNSDKQEMVIKDVNPRSGL from the coding sequence GTGGACGATCTGTTTGGGCGCGATATAGCTCTGGATGATCTCGGCAGCCCCCTGGTCGCCGGCAATGGTGAGCTGATTCTGACGGATGGAGCCGCCACCGGTGTCCAGGATATCCGTCTACGCCTGGGGACTCCCCTGGGCTCGCTGTTCTACGATACCGAGTTTGGCAGTCTGATCCACGAGTGGTACCGCGACGAAAACGACCGTGCCCGGCGGGATGCGTTCGAGGCCGAGGTGGAGCAGCGCGTTGAGGAAGATCCCCGAGTCGTCCTCGGTACCGCTAACTGCACGGTGATTTCTTCCGACGACCGGGGATTCACTGCCAATGTATCCTTCGAGTTCATTGGCGAGGATCATCCGTTTAACCTGGTGCTGACGCTCAACAGCGATAAACAGGAGATGGTGATAAAAGATGTCAATCCAAGATCTGGTCTCTAA
- a CDS encoding OsmC family protein: MFKASIENRGNSKYYATTRHSAFVLDTEGDGANPVDTLLASLCGCLSHYIRDFLVEQRISHNGFTVDSEANITPDKARLGEISVRIDLKGAVLTDRQSADLLEFVENCKVNKILKVNPGVVMKLV, encoded by the coding sequence ATGTTCAAAGCATCAATTGAAAACAGAGGGAATTCAAAGTACTACGCAACCACCCGGCACTCAGCTTTCGTGCTGGACACGGAAGGAGACGGTGCGAATCCGGTTGATACGCTGCTCGCCAGTCTGTGCGGCTGCCTGAGCCATTACATCAGGGACTTCCTGGTCGAACAGCGGATTTCGCACAACGGGTTTACTGTCGATTCGGAAGCGAACATTACGCCTGACAAGGCTCGGCTGGGCGAGATCAGCGTCCGGATCGACCTGAAAGGTGCCGTGCTGACCGATCGGCAATCCGCAGACTTACTGGAGTTTGTGGAAAACTGCAAAGTAAACAAAATTCTGAAGGTCAATCCCGGTGTTGTCATGAAATTAGTCTGA
- a CDS encoding phage tail protein — protein MRLFWAYFRDTLRLPFIQQHGALAMLAEGGAELLDAARDLIGTLRDQFLPERCEAAVLAHFARSRGIVRAQQEPEAHWIGRVRLAYLWHSRGGRAGALRQVLIAYYGFADVRVINLRGEDPERWAEFWVECELVGTESLFSQAQVEWAINEIKPARSKLSEVLFIQSIIGTVPSYSFAMVSTEVVTVFPEPESVTGERLFDELDGVLLIDELDDEQLIAE, from the coding sequence ATGCGACTCTTCTGGGCATATTTCAGGGATACCCTGCGGCTGCCCTTCATTCAGCAGCACGGTGCTCTGGCCATGCTGGCGGAGGGTGGCGCGGAGTTGCTCGATGCGGCCCGCGATCTGATCGGTACCCTGCGTGATCAGTTTTTGCCCGAACGTTGCGAAGCGGCAGTGTTGGCCCATTTTGCGCGGTCGCGGGGGATCGTGCGTGCCCAACAGGAACCTGAGGCGCACTGGATTGGCCGGGTACGGCTGGCGTACCTCTGGCACTCCCGCGGGGGACGCGCCGGTGCACTGCGCCAAGTCCTGATTGCCTATTACGGTTTCGCCGATGTCCGGGTCATCAATCTGCGCGGCGAGGACCCGGAGCGGTGGGCGGAATTCTGGGTGGAATGCGAGTTGGTCGGCACCGAGTCGTTATTTTCACAGGCTCAGGTGGAATGGGCCATTAACGAGATCAAGCCAGCTCGATCCAAACTGTCCGAGGTCCTTTTCATACAGTCGATAATCGGCACCGTGCCGAGCTACTCGTTTGCGATGGTTTCCACTGAGGTTGTGACGGTTTTCCCCGAGCCGGAATCCGTGACCGGCGAACGGCTGTTTGATGAGCTCGACGGCGTGTTGCTGATTGATGAGCTTGATGACGAGCAATTGATCGCAGAGTAA
- a CDS encoding FadR/GntR family transcriptional regulator translates to MQFQPVKPIKVSAQIAKRIRTAILAGEFSPNDKLPPERELAKAFGVSRPSVREALQTLVCAGLVVSHPEGGTVVRSLVETTTGSPLAELVRLERERLLDVVEVRKGLESWTAFYAAERALPEDLRKMEWVITGMENNLENGETSESFDVSFHVLVAKASHNVVWLHTIQSLFNSMKQFQQTVCRAISMTPENKVLYSQHRRIFESILKRDAVGAREAMLEHLTFTGQRSSAYV, encoded by the coding sequence ATGCAATTTCAGCCTGTAAAACCGATAAAAGTTTCTGCACAGATTGCGAAGCGGATAAGAACCGCAATTCTTGCCGGGGAGTTCAGCCCTAATGACAAACTTCCACCGGAGAGAGAACTGGCCAAGGCATTTGGAGTCTCACGGCCATCGGTACGAGAAGCGCTGCAGACTCTGGTGTGTGCCGGGCTGGTTGTATCTCACCCAGAAGGGGGAACAGTCGTCAGGTCCTTGGTTGAAACGACTACAGGCAGTCCTTTGGCAGAACTGGTTCGGCTGGAGCGGGAACGCCTTCTGGACGTGGTGGAGGTGCGCAAAGGACTTGAATCGTGGACTGCCTTTTACGCAGCTGAACGAGCTTTGCCGGAAGATCTCAGAAAGATGGAATGGGTGATCACTGGCATGGAGAACAACCTCGAAAACGGCGAAACTTCCGAGAGCTTCGATGTCAGCTTCCACGTACTCGTAGCGAAGGCGAGCCACAATGTGGTCTGGCTGCATACGATACAAAGCCTTTTCAACTCCATGAAACAATTTCAGCAAACAGTCTGTCGAGCCATCTCTATGACACCGGAGAACAAGGTGCTCTACTCCCAGCATCGCAGAATTTTCGAATCAATTTTAAAACGCGATGCTGTGGGTGCCCGAGAGGCGATGTTGGAGCATCTGACCTTTACCGGACAGCGCAGTAGTGCATATGTGTGA
- a CDS encoding cupin domain-containing protein translates to MDLIGKALTMSDLVAYSDGSVVSKTLIDKKVGTLTLFSFDAGQGLSEHTAPYDAFVQVVDGEAEVTIAGEPHTVATGQMIIMPANVPHELKALKPFKMLLVMIRA, encoded by the coding sequence ATGGATCTGATCGGAAAAGCACTGACGATGAGCGATTTGGTGGCCTACAGCGACGGTTCGGTGGTCAGCAAGACCCTGATCGACAAGAAGGTCGGCACGCTGACGCTGTTCTCCTTCGATGCCGGGCAGGGGCTGTCCGAGCACACCGCCCCCTATGACGCCTTCGTGCAGGTGGTGGACGGTGAGGCCGAGGTAACCATCGCCGGGGAACCTCACACCGTTGCAACGGGACAGATGATCATCATGCCCGCCAATGTGCCCCACGAGCTCAAGGCGCTCAAGCCGTTCAAGATGCTGCTGGTGATGATCCGGGCCTGA
- a CDS encoding baseplate assembly protein — protein sequence MGSPVDLKSLLQRVVELVMPNLRHYYRMPRKGRVVKTYASNGAYWADVQPLRNDDSDDPKEPVITRVEIPILWGGPERGVVCPPAVGTLCDVTYYDGDPDYPRISNFRWAKNQAPACEAGAFVIQQKPGVFIKITPAGNIVEATDVDWIIEAGEKAFITAPEVTVTASSLVAMDTPELRVSGNIVAGGDISDAGGSKSMAGMRSVFNSHTHQENGDGGGVTDSPGEEM from the coding sequence ATGGGTAGCCCGGTCGATTTGAAATCCCTGCTGCAGCGGGTGGTGGAGCTGGTGATGCCGAACCTGCGCCACTATTACCGCATGCCGCGCAAGGGGCGGGTGGTCAAGACCTATGCATCCAACGGGGCGTACTGGGCGGACGTGCAGCCGCTGCGGAACGATGACAGCGATGATCCCAAAGAGCCGGTCATTACCCGGGTGGAGATCCCGATCCTGTGGGGTGGGCCGGAGCGTGGCGTGGTATGCCCGCCGGCGGTCGGTACGCTGTGCGATGTCACCTATTACGACGGAGATCCGGACTATCCGCGCATCAGCAATTTCCGGTGGGCGAAGAATCAGGCGCCGGCGTGTGAAGCCGGGGCATTCGTCATCCAGCAGAAGCCGGGCGTGTTCATCAAGATCACGCCGGCCGGGAACATTGTGGAAGCGACGGACGTGGACTGGATCATCGAGGCGGGGGAAAAGGCGTTTATCACGGCACCCGAGGTGACGGTGACCGCTTCCAGTTTGGTCGCAATGGACACGCCGGAGCTGAGGGTGTCGGGCAATATCGTGGCTGGTGGCGATATTTCTGATGCCGGTGGATCCAAGAGCATGGCCGGCATGCGGTCTGTATTCAATAGCCATACACACCAGGAAAACGGCGATGGTGGCGGTGTTACCGATTCGCCGGGCGAGGAGATGTAG